From the genome of Desmodus rotundus isolate HL8 chromosome 2, HLdesRot8A.1, whole genome shotgun sequence, one region includes:
- the LOC112308646 gene encoding keratin-associated protein 21-1-like has product MCCNYYRNSCGGCGYGCGYGSGYGCGYGSGYGCCGYGSGYGCGHGSGYGCGYGSGYGCCGYGSGYGCGYGSGYGCGYGSGYGSGYGCCGYRPFFYRRCYSSCC; this is encoded by the coding sequence ATGTGTTGCAACTACTACAGGAACTCTTGTGGCGGCTGTGGCTACGGCTGTGGTTACGGCTCTGGATACGGCTGTGGCTACGGCAGTGGCTATGGCTGCTGTGGCTATGGCTCTGGATATGGCTGTGGTCACGGCTCTGGATACGGCTGTGGCTACGGCAGTGGCTATGGCTGCTGTGGCTACGGCTCTGGATACGGCTGTGGTTATGGCTCTGGATACGGATGTGGTTACGGCTCTGGATACGGCTCTGGCTATGGCTGCTGTGGATACCGGCCATTTTTCTATAGAAGATGTTACTCTTCTTGCTGCTAG